From the Cryptomeria japonica chromosome 2, Sugi_1.0, whole genome shotgun sequence genome, one window contains:
- the LOC131859535 gene encoding uncharacterized protein LOC131859535: MNWANASGQNAAMFLLDFEKAYDRVEWDFILMMLEAFGFPVEYCNWVNILLKYTSMLVGINGSLTQVSVTMQIEKNKFLRFLKDGHTNIFIHEVENGYKWRRAAREHKSIGTTLESLGVEIGKAKDPMVEHIQMLSQLLERK, encoded by the exons ATGAATTGGGCTAATGCTTCCGGGCAGAATGCGGCTATGTTTCTTTTAgattttgagaaagcttatgacagGGTTGAATGGGACTTTATTTTGATGATGCTAGAAGCCTTTGGATTTCCCGTAGAATACTGTAACTGGGTGAATATTCTCCTTAAATACACTTCAATGCTGGTGGGGATTAATGGCTCTCTCACTCAG GTATCCGTTACAAtgcagatagagaagaataaattCCTTAGGTTCCTTAAAGATGGACACACCAATATATTCATACATGAGGTAGAGAATGGGTATAAATGGAGGCGAGCCGCAAGGGAGCACAAGTCCATTGGTACAACTTTGGAGAGTCTTGGGGTTGAGATTGGGAAAGCTAAAGACCCAATGGTGGAACATATTCAGATGCTAAGCCAGTTACTTGAGAGAAAGTAG